AGTTGTTCATGCCGTGCTCCTTGTCATTAACTGTGTGGCTTCGTGACGGCAATTTCGGATAAAATCATATCCGACATTCCACTCGAATCACGCAGGGAGGGCGTTGCTTCAGTACCAGCGTCCGCGGCCATACCAGCCGCCTCCGCCAAGCAGAAAAATGATAAGAACTATAATGAGAAGTGTGGTGAGATCCATGTGCGTCTCCTATGAGTGCTTTCGGCCATCTTCGCCGCACTTGCCCCGAGCAGGGCATGGCCGCGACAGCACTCCGACCTCAATCAACGTTCCGCACCGCTTATTGTTCCAATGGAACGAACCTGAGATCGTTTGAACGAGCGCATGCAAGGCAAACCAATTTAATGCTAAGATGAGCAACGATATTCGTGTTTTATGCTAGCATTGGACGAGAGATCTGGCCCACACAAACGTGTTTGGTTCCTCTGCGAAGAATGTCTCTCTCGTTATACATCACATCCTGGCGTTGATTGCCCAACAAGATCGAGCTTTGACATGCCGTCAATAACAATCAAGTCCGAAGAACAGAAGGACGCTGAAGCCGATGTTGAGCGTGTTCATGACGACCTCGGTCCCTTCGTCGTTGCCGCCGAGACGACGCGCATGGCGATGGTGTTTACGAACGCGAAGGAACCCGGCAATCCGATAATTTTTGCCAATGACAGCTTTCTTTCTCTGACCGGGTACGATCGGGAGGAAGTGCTCGGTCAAAGTTTCAACTTTCTGACGGCACACGCCTCCGATGCGAGATCGCTGGCAACGATTGCATCCGAATTTGAGGGCAATTCGGCAGGCGGATCGGAAATTCGCTACCGCCGCAAGGACGGCAGCGAGTTCTGGGCAGCAATTTTCATTAGCCCGGTTAGGGATGAACGCGGGGACATTGTTCAGCATTTTGCCTCCTTCGCTGATCTCACCAAACACAGGAAGGAGGAAGCTCACTCCAGGAGGCTCATCGATGAACTCAACCATCGCGTCAAGAACACCCTGTCGACGGTGCAATCGATTGTCTGGCAGGTATTGCGGGCAACGTCTGATCCCAAGGCAATTAGAGACGCTATCGAGTCGCGTCTATCGGCGCTATCCCGGTCGCATGACTTGTTGACTCGCAAGAATTGGGAAAATGCGGGCTTGCTCGATGTGGTCAACGATGCCTTGGAACCATTCGCGGTCACGGGCGGTCGGGCACAGCGCATCGTCATTAGCGGCGAGAACATCCTTTTCCCGCCAAAAGCAGCCTTGGCCCTTGGTATTGCGTTCAACGAGCTTGCGACTAATGCGGTGAAGTATGGTGCGTTTTCAAATAGCACTGGTTCAGTGCTGATCGATTGGAAGATCGAGCCGGCTCCGCAGGGCGGCCGGCTGATCCTGATCTGGCAGGAGAAGGACGGTCCGCCTGTCGTAACACCGTCACATAAAGGCTTCGGCTCGCGCATGATCAAGAACGGCCTAGCCCAGGAGCTGGAAGGCACGGTTCACCTCGACTATCGGCCAGACGGCGTGGTCTGCACGATCAACATTCCCGCGCCCCAGGTTACTCGTGGAGGATAAATTGCTTTCTGGCCGCCGCGTCCTCGTGATCGAGGATGAGATGCTGATCCTTATGATGATTGAAGACATGCTGGCCGACCTCGGATGCGAGTCCGTGACCTCGGCCGCCACCATTAATCAGGCCATTGCCCTGATTAATGGGCAGGTATTCGACGCCGCCATGCTGGATATGAACCTCAATGGCAAGAACAGCCGCGCTGTCGCCGACGCGCTCGCCGCGCGTGACGTTCCGTTTGTCTTTTCCACCGGCAACAGCATTCACGATGTTTGGGACGGCTACAACGGCCATGCTGTTCTTAGAAAACCGTTCAGCAATGACGACCTCGTCGCTATGCTTACACGTCTTCTCTCTCCGAATGGCGTTGCCATTCCGGGTATTTCCTGACGACTCCCGGACGTACAAGGTTGGTCAGTCCTGCGTGTGATTGCGACGGAGCGACGCAGAATCATCCAAATCCGTGCCTGCTGCGTATTTGCCAGACGGAGCGAGAAGTGAGCAGTATCTCGAAACTATCTACGTCGCGGAAAATTGAGAAGCGAATCGACGTCTCCGCCAGAAACCGCAGGAGTTCACGCGCGAGTTCTTCTGGAGCTTCCTCCGCCATATGGTGTCCGCAATCAATCCCACGTCCACGTAAGGCAGCCGTCCATGGCCGCCATGTTGCTGGAATTAGTCGAACCAAGGGTGTTTTGATTTAACAGGTTGAAAAGCCGAAACCATTCGGATGCCTCACAACGGATACTATTGGCACGCCAACACGCATTACCTCGTTATCGTTTTGCTAATAATGCACCCAACTGGTGTTCTCGACATATATCTCTGCTTCCTTGGCAGCTTCGACGAAGACCGACCGTGCCATCTCGCCGGTTGCGTCGCCATCCTCCGCTTCCAGGCAAGCCTGTTGCGCCAAACCATGAAGCCTTCCGCGTTTTCCCGGCCATTCATTTGCGAGAAAGTCGGCCGCCTTAGTCACCGAACTGATGTTCCGGAGTTTGCCGGGTTGTGCCGATTCAACGGTCACCGATTTGAAATATATGTTTTCCATGAGCGAGCAACGCCGCAGGATGAATTGTGGTTCCAAATCAAGAATCGGATTTGGCGTTTTGTCCGGGAGAACATTTAATTGCGCGTACGATTGACGAGCGTAATGTGACGTGCATCAGTGCCTCTTTCGTGTACCACTACCGTGTCTCAGAAATTGGTCGGCTGTGCACAGTGACATTCAACTATGGCAATTTTCTCCGTGCGGCACATTACAGTATATCGCTACCAGCGACCGGTGAACTTCGGCGAACATCGGCTGATGTTCCGGCCTCGGGACAGCTACGACCAGAGGCTCCTCGCCGCAAGCCTGATGGTGGATCCGCAACCCGGTGATGTTCGCTGGATCCACGACGTCTTCGGCAATTGTGTCACGCTCGTTGAAATTCCTGTCCCGGCCTTTGAATTACGCTTCGAAACCCGCATCCGCCTTGACCATACACCCCAGGCGGCCCCGGATCTTCAGATAGACGCCGAAGCTCTAACCTATCCTTTCACCTATAGTTCGGACGAAATCTCGGATCTTGCGTGCACCATCGAGCGTCAGTACCTCGACGACGATGACGAAGTCGGGCAGTGGGCCCGGCAATTTGTCCATGTTGGCCGTCCGACCAACACCGGCGCCCTGTTGATGACGTTGTGCTATGCCATCCACGAGAGCTTTGCCTATGCGCGTCGTCTGGAGACCGGAACCCAGCCGCCGCTGATCACCTTGCGGCTGCGGCGCGGTACTTGTCGCGATTTTGCGCTGTTGATGATGGAGGCGGTGCGATCGCTCGGCCTGGCGGCGCGCTTTGTCACCGGATACGTCTATGTCGCCGAACGCGACGGGTCGGACACGCGCGGCGGCGGAGCCACCCATGCCTGGTGTCAGGTCTACCTCCCCGGTGCCGGATGGGTGGAGTTCGATCCGACCAACGGCATCGTCGGCAATCGGGATCTGATCCGGGTCGCAGTGGCTCGCGAGCCGCGACAGGCCATCCCGCTAACGGGAAGCTACGCCGGCGTTGCGGCGGATTATGCGGGAATGTCCGTGCAAGTAAACGTGACGACGGACGGCACCAATCAAGTTTTCGATGAGCAGCTCGGCGTGCCAACGGAACCGTCCGAGGCGGTCAGCGTTCCTCCCTTAGCTTTTGCCAAATCGTCAAAGACCGCTGAGACAAGGGCTACAATGAAAATCCGTGCCGGTTTCACATTGGGCTACGAATGCCCGCAACCAACCCCTATGCTGCTCATCCTCAGCATTCATCCGTCGCGCCGCGGCGATCTCTTGACCGATCAGATCCTGACCTTCGATCGTCCGATTGACGCACGGGACTACACCGACGGCTTCGGCAACGCATGCACCCGGATCGTGGCTCCCGCCGGCCTGAGCACGATATCGACCGACTTCGAGATCTACGACAGCGGTCAGCCCGATATTGTCGCCGAAGATGCCATTCAGCATGGTATCAATGATTTGCCGGACGACGCGCTGGTGTTTCTGCTCGGCAGCCGTTATTGCGAGACCGATCGCCTCGGTGATGTTGCCTGGTCCCAGTTTGCCTCGACGCCGCCCGGATGGCGCCGAGTTCAGGCAATTTGTGACTTCGTGCACAACCATATTACCTTTGACTATCAAAACGCCGATGCGCAGAGGACTGCGCATGGCGGATACGTTGACAAGACCGGCGTCTGCCGTGATTTCGCTCATCTCGCCATCACGCTTTGCCGCTGCATGAACATTCCCGCCCGTTACTGCACCGGGTATCTCGGCGACATTGGAGTTCCGCCCGACCCTGTTCCGATGGATTTCAGCGCCTGGTTCGAGGTCTATCTCAGCGGCCGCTGGATGACCTTTGATCCCCGCCACAACGCGCCGAGAATCGGGCGGATTCTTATGGCCGCCGGTCGCGATGCCACTGACGTGGCGCTTTCGACCAGCTTCGGTCCGTCGGTGCTGGCGCGCTTCGAAGTTGTCACCAAGGAAGTGCTGACAACCTAGAAATCTATTCCCTGGCCCTTTAATTGGCTCTCAGTATCACATTGAACGATCGCCATCCGATTGGTCTGGCTGCCATCAATCGTGATACAATCCAGTCGTCCATGACGCGCCAAAGCCTTGCAAATAAAGCGTTTCGCCGCCTTCAGATCACGATCTTTGCTGAAGGTGAACTCGACTGTATTCCCGTTGCCGTCAATGGCGCGGTATTGTCTAGGTGCAGAATAGGAGCCACGTCCACAACTGCTCGCGGCGCCGATGGCGCACGAAAGCATTCGTCGACGAAGCTGCTGCACGACGAGGTATTAAGCGTCCAGCTGCGCCTCTGTGCCATGATCGTCGCTGGGGAAAAGCCGAGACTAGCACCTCGATCATTGGTGGCTCAACCGCGACATTCCTGGCTACGTGGACCGGATCGTCGGAGGTCATTCCTATTCAAGTTGTTGACCCGAACGCGACCTTTGTTGTCCCCATGCCCGAATGGCTGCTTTGCGTCTCTCATGCACGAACCCGATTCGCGGGAGGGGCGTCTCGGCCGGAGATGGCGCTACAGGCATTTGACTTGACCGGGTAGAGGCGTCGATCTGACCATGGAGTTCCTTTCCACGAGAGGAACTCGCCATGGCTACCCTGTCGACCGATGCACCAATCTCTCCGCTTCCCTGGCGCAGGCATCACGACATGCTCATGCGCGGCCTGGGCTCCCATACCCAGCAGGACTACGTTCGTCACGTCCGGCGCTTCGCTGTGTTCCTTGGCTGCTCGCGCGCCAAAGCGGCGGGATCTCGTGCGTGCGCTGTGGTGATCATGAATTATCAGCACAAGCCGACGTGCTGAACGTGGAGAAGCGGCGCGGCTGCTCGAAATCGCACCAGCATCCATGTACAAAGGCTGCCGCCCATATCGGGTGTTGAAGGCGTTAAAGTCGCCGAACTGATTTGTGCCGATTCGTTCGCGGCTCGCGATCCATTTGCCACAGGTTGTTTTTTGCGCGAGGATTTAAGGATGGCCGAGGGTGCCTAGGGGAACACTCTATTGGACGATGACAGGCCTAATACGGAACAGAATATTTCTACGGCTGCCAGTTGGTACACGGTCATCGTTCTGTGCCTTGCCTTGCTAATTTCCTTCACCGACCGACTCGTCATCAATCTCGTGGTCGATCCTATCCGCGCAGATCTGATTCTGACGGACTTTGAGGTCAGCCTGCTGCAAGGCGCCGGATTTGCCGTGATCTTCGCCCTAGCAGGTTTACCGTGCGGCCGGCTCGCCGATTGGGCTAACCGCCGCAATGTAATCATGACCGGCATCGCGCTCTGGTCTGTAGCGACGATCGCCTGCGGAGTGTCTGGCGACTTCTGGAGCTTTTTTGCCGCGAGGGTCGCGGTGGGCCTCGGCGAGGCGGCGCTGGTCCCGGCAGCTTCGGCGCTGATCTTCGACAGCTTTTCTTCAAGACGGCGCGGCATTGCGCTCGGCATATTTTCGCTCGGCGCGACGTTCGGCACAGGCGTCGCGATGTTCGTTGGGGGTGTAGTGCTGGCTTTCGCCTCGCTGGAGCCGATTGCGTTGATCGGGCCGCTGGCGCCGTGGCGGCAGATGTTCGTGCTGGTGGGGATGCCGGGTCTGTTGCTGCTGCCGCTGCTTCTGCTCATTCGCGAGCCGCAGCGGCGGCACATCTCGGGTCTGCTGCCACTCGCGGGGGTACTCCGCCAACTGGGTGCCGACAACGGCGCAGTGCTCAGGTTGTGCCTGAGCAAAGGGGCGCTCGGGATTGGCAACTACGCTTTCCTCTCCTGGTTGCCGACACTCCTGCAGCGCACGCATGGTATGACCCCACTTGAGGCGGGCGGCCTTATCGCGTTGTCGATCACGACCAGCGGGGTCGTTGCATCGCTTGCCGGCGGCGCGCTCTCGGACTGGATCGTGCGGCGCTGGGGCGTGGCTGCCCGCATCGTCCCGCTTCTTGGATGCTGCACGTTGGCGATCGCAGGAGCCTCAACGACGTTTTTCGCCGCTACTGGGCAGCAGATGACGCTCTCCTTCGCCATCTGGGCCTTTGGTTCGATAAGCAGCTACGTGATTGGGCACGTCGTCATGCAGGAAAAAGTGCCGAACGAGATGCGCGCCACAACGATTGCGCTTTCTCTCACCATCACGGCGCTGCTCGGCATCGGGCTCGGGCCGACGCTCGTGCCATTGGTGGCCGAACATGTCTTCGGCGGCGAGGCGAGAATGCAACCGGCCATGGCGACGGTGAGCCTGGGCGCGGCGCTGCTTTCCTTTGTCGTGATCTGGCCTTCGGTACGCAAAGGGTTGAGAGCGATGGATGGGTAGGCCAGCGCCGGTTTCTGGAACTGCAGATCATTCTGCCGCCTCGATTTCATGAGGGCGCAGGCCCGCAGGAGGTTGCCGGTCCAGAACCCCTCCAGCAGCTTGCGGCGGTGTTCAGCTCTTTCGGAGCCTCATTGAATCTGGCTGCTTTCCATGGCATCGTCTATGAGATTTCGGCTAATACGTTTATTCAACATAGCCAGGGAGGGACGCTTCCGAGCGACCTATGCTAAACGATGTGGCGCCCATCTTACCAAACTTCAACCGCGCGTCTGGTTCGCGTTCATCGGGCGCCATTGTGTCGTTCGGCAGCTTCCGCCTGGACGGTGCCCGCCGGCTGCTGTTGCGGAATGGCGAGCTTGTGCGGATCGGATCCCGTGCGCTGGATCTCTTGATCGCCCTGGTTGAGCGCGCCGGCGACATCGTCAGCCGGCACGAGTTGCTTGATCTCGTGTGGCAAGGCGTAGTCGTCGATGAAGCGGGCGTCAGGGTCCAGATGGCCGCGCTGCGCCGGGCCCTTGAGGACGGCCAGGACGGAGCGCGGTATATCGTCAATGTCGCGGGCCGCGGCTACAGCTTTGTCGCCCCGATTGTGCGAGAAGACATCGATTCGGTGCCCCCGACGGTACTGCCTCAAGCGTCCAGGTCGCTTAGCCATGCGCCGCCGCCGCCCCGTTCGCTCATTGGCCGCGAGACCGTTATCGACAGCTTGAGCGGACTCCTTCTGGAGCGTCGTTTTGTCAGCATTGTCGGATCGGCAGGCATTGGCAAAACGACGGTAGCGGCTGCGATCGCGTTGCGCATGCAATCAGAATTCGCAGATGACAACATTGCCTTTGTCGACCTTGGAGCGGTCTCGGAAACCGGCGTGGTGCCAGGAGCCGTCATCTCGGCGTTGGGGTGTAAACTCGAAGGCACCGACCTTGTCGAAGAGCTTCTATCCTACGTCCGCGACAAGCGCATGCTGGTAGTCTTCGACAACTGCGAGCA
This window of the Phyllobacterium zundukense genome carries:
- a CDS encoding HWE histidine kinase domain-containing protein; amino-acid sequence: MPSITIKSEEQKDAEADVERVHDDLGPFVVAAETTRMAMVFTNAKEPGNPIIFANDSFLSLTGYDREEVLGQSFNFLTAHASDARSLATIASEFEGNSAGGSEIRYRRKDGSEFWAAIFISPVRDERGDIVQHFASFADLTKHRKEEAHSRRLIDELNHRVKNTLSTVQSIVWQVLRATSDPKAIRDAIESRLSALSRSHDLLTRKNWENAGLLDVVNDALEPFAVTGGRAQRIVISGENILFPPKAALALGIAFNELATNAVKYGAFSNSTGSVLIDWKIEPAPQGGRLILIWQEKDGPPVVTPSHKGFGSRMIKNGLAQELEGTVHLDYRPDGVVCTINIPAPQVTRGG
- a CDS encoding response regulator; translated protein: MLSGRRVLVIEDEMLILMMIEDMLADLGCESVTSAATINQAIALINGQVFDAAMLDMNLNGKNSRAVADALAARDVPFVFSTGNSIHDVWDGYNGHAVLRKPFSNDDLVAMLTRLLSPNGVAIPGIS
- a CDS encoding DUF982 domain-containing protein, coding for MENIYFKSVTVESAQPGKLRNISSVTKAADFLANEWPGKRGRLHGLAQQACLEAEDGDATGEMARSVFVEAAKEAEIYVENTSWVHY
- a CDS encoding transglutaminase-like domain-containing protein; the encoded protein is MKIRAGFTLGYECPQPTPMLLILSIHPSRRGDLLTDQILTFDRPIDARDYTDGFGNACTRIVAPAGLSTISTDFEIYDSGQPDIVAEDAIQHGINDLPDDALVFLLGSRYCETDRLGDVAWSQFASTPPGWRRVQAICDFVHNHITFDYQNADAQRTAHGGYVDKTGVCRDFAHLAITLCRCMNIPARYCTGYLGDIGVPPDPVPMDFSAWFEVYLSGRWMTFDPRHNAPRIGRILMAAGRDATDVALSTSFGPSVLARFEVVTKEVLTT
- a CDS encoding MFS transporter yields the protein MDDDRPNTEQNISTAASWYTVIVLCLALLISFTDRLVINLVVDPIRADLILTDFEVSLLQGAGFAVIFALAGLPCGRLADWANRRNVIMTGIALWSVATIACGVSGDFWSFFAARVAVGLGEAALVPAASALIFDSFSSRRRGIALGIFSLGATFGTGVAMFVGGVVLAFASLEPIALIGPLAPWRQMFVLVGMPGLLLLPLLLLIREPQRRHISGLLPLAGVLRQLGADNGAVLRLCLSKGALGIGNYAFLSWLPTLLQRTHGMTPLEAGGLIALSITTSGVVASLAGGALSDWIVRRWGVAARIVPLLGCCTLAIAGASTTFFAATGQQMTLSFAIWAFGSISSYVIGHVVMQEKVPNEMRATTIALSLTITALLGIGLGPTLVPLVAEHVFGGEARMQPAMATVSLGAALLSFVVIWPSVRKGLRAMDG